Proteins encoded by one window of Gemmatimonas aurantiaca:
- a CDS encoding MerR family transcriptional regulator encodes MGGTRGELVQEFYSIGDVCTLTELKPHVLRYWESQFKLLNPAKNRSGNRVYSRREVELILLVKHLLYTEKYTIDGARQKLDEYRKGGTLRPAARAALEVEALESIERELAELQALLDDGAPHPN; translated from the coding sequence ATGGGGGGAACGCGCGGCGAGCTGGTGCAGGAGTTCTACTCCATCGGTGACGTGTGCACGCTGACGGAGCTCAAACCGCATGTGCTGCGGTACTGGGAAAGCCAGTTCAAACTGCTCAACCCGGCCAAGAATCGCAGCGGCAATCGTGTGTATTCACGCCGTGAGGTGGAGCTCATCCTGCTCGTGAAGCATCTTCTCTATACCGAGAAGTACACGATCGACGGTGCGCGTCAGAAGCTCGACGAATACCGCAAAGGTGGCACATTGCGACCCGCCGCCCGTGCCGCCCTCGAAGTGGAAGCACTCGAGAGCATCGAACGTGAACTCGCGGAACTGCAGGCGCTGCTTGACGATGGCGCGCCGCACCCGAACTGA
- a CDS encoding threonine synthase has translation MSVSPWSLRCSSCHAPAALEGASVCPSCHQPLFATYEPVPAGTALAGRWDMWRYAPFLPLAADETPVSLGEGLTPLIEAPALAAQVGVRRLWIKDESQNPTGSFKARGMSAAVTRARAAGVPGIVVPTAGNAGAALAAYGAAAGVPVRVYAPATTPRPILDTIEAMGAELIRIDGHIGDAGRMANAFAAESGYFAISTLREPYRVEGMKTMGFEIVEQLGWRVPDVVVYPTGGGEGTVGIWKAINELVASGWLPGETRQPRYLVAQAAGCAPIARAFAAGAEKADPWVDPVTHAAGLRVPSPLGDRLLLRVMRETDGFAGTATEEAIRSWTRTLAVGTGVDAAPEGGCGLSVLRDAVADGQIAGDAEVVLFNTGSGASYRA, from the coding sequence ATGAGCGTTTCTCCGTGGTCTCTGCGCTGTTCGTCGTGCCATGCGCCAGCCGCGCTCGAAGGTGCGTCGGTCTGTCCGTCGTGTCATCAGCCGCTGTTCGCCACGTATGAACCGGTGCCGGCGGGTACGGCGCTCGCTGGGCGATGGGACATGTGGCGGTATGCGCCCTTCCTGCCGCTCGCGGCCGACGAGACGCCGGTGAGTCTGGGCGAGGGGCTCACGCCACTCATCGAAGCGCCGGCTCTGGCGGCGCAGGTGGGGGTGCGGCGTTTGTGGATCAAGGATGAGTCGCAGAACCCCACCGGTTCGTTCAAAGCGCGTGGGATGAGCGCCGCGGTGACGCGGGCGCGTGCGGCGGGTGTGCCCGGCATCGTGGTGCCCACGGCCGGCAACGCCGGGGCGGCGCTGGCGGCCTATGGAGCGGCGGCCGGTGTGCCCGTGCGGGTCTATGCGCCTGCCACCACACCGCGTCCCATTCTCGATACCATCGAGGCGATGGGCGCCGAACTCATCCGTATCGATGGGCATATCGGCGACGCGGGCAGGATGGCCAACGCCTTTGCCGCCGAGTCGGGGTATTTCGCGATCTCCACGCTGCGCGAGCCCTATCGGGTGGAAGGGATGAAGACGATGGGTTTCGAAATCGTGGAGCAGCTCGGATGGCGGGTGCCGGACGTGGTGGTGTATCCCACCGGCGGTGGCGAGGGCACGGTGGGGATCTGGAAGGCCATCAACGAATTGGTGGCCAGTGGATGGCTGCCGGGTGAAACCCGCCAACCGCGCTACCTGGTGGCGCAGGCGGCGGGGTGTGCGCCCATCGCGCGTGCGTTTGCCGCCGGGGCGGAGAAGGCCGATCCCTGGGTGGATCCGGTGACTCACGCCGCCGGTCTGCGGGTGCCATCGCCATTGGGCGACCGACTGCTGCTGCGAGTGATGCGGGAAACGGATGGGTTTGCGGGCACGGCCACCGAAGAGGCCATCAGGAGCTGGACACGCACGCTGGCCGTGGGCACGGGTGTGGACGCGGCGCCGGAGGGCGGTTGCGGGCTGTCGGTGCTGCGCGACGCGGTGGCGGACGGCCAGATCGCCGGGGACGCGGAAGTGGTGCTGTTCAACACCGGAAGCGGGGCCTCGTACCGCGCCTGA
- a CDS encoding NAD(P)H-dependent glycerol-3-phosphate dehydrogenase, which yields MSTQRCAVIGGGAWGTAIADRLARNGHTTTLWAREADVVEAVNTRHENPRFLAGAALTPALRASSDMADALDGVGLVVYAAPSHVLRPVVASGASFLPAHAVLSVATKGIERETMALMTDVVASAAPGHPVVAVSGPSFAVEVAAGQPTAVVAACADADAATLVQSAMSAPEFRVYTSDDVTGVELGGALKNVMALATGILDGLGMGYNPRAALMTRGLAEMTRLGVALGARAETFAGLAGLGDLVLTCTGALSRNRAVGVAIGEGQTLEEALAGKESVAEGVLNTQSAKALADRVGVELPIIDATYRILFEGRAPRAAISELMARELRAERD from the coding sequence ATGTCGACACAACGCTGCGCGGTGATCGGTGGAGGCGCGTGGGGGACCGCGATCGCCGATCGTCTGGCGCGGAATGGACACACGACAACGCTGTGGGCGCGCGAAGCCGATGTGGTGGAGGCGGTGAACACGCGTCATGAAAACCCGCGGTTTCTGGCCGGTGCCGCACTCACGCCCGCATTGCGCGCCTCGTCGGACATGGCGGACGCGCTCGACGGGGTGGGGCTGGTGGTGTATGCCGCGCCGTCGCATGTGCTGCGCCCGGTGGTGGCGAGCGGGGCGTCGTTCCTTCCGGCCCATGCGGTGTTGTCCGTGGCCACCAAGGGCATCGAACGCGAGACCATGGCGCTCATGACCGACGTGGTGGCCAGTGCAGCGCCCGGACACCCGGTGGTGGCGGTGAGTGGCCCGAGCTTCGCGGTGGAAGTGGCGGCCGGTCAGCCCACCGCGGTGGTGGCCGCCTGTGCCGATGCCGATGCGGCCACGCTGGTGCAGAGTGCCATGAGCGCACCGGAATTCCGCGTCTACACCAGCGACGATGTCACGGGTGTGGAACTCGGTGGCGCACTCAAGAACGTGATGGCGCTGGCTACGGGCATTCTCGACGGTCTGGGTATGGGCTACAATCCGCGCGCGGCGCTCATGACACGCGGCCTCGCGGAGATGACGCGTCTGGGCGTGGCGCTGGGAGCGCGCGCGGAAACATTCGCCGGACTCGCCGGTCTGGGCGATCTCGTGCTCACGTGCACCGGCGCGTTGTCGCGCAATCGCGCGGTGGGCGTGGCCATCGGGGAAGGGCAGACGCTCGAGGAAGCGCTGGCCGGCAAGGAGAGTGTCGCCGAAGGGGTGCTCAACACGCAGAGCGCCAAGGCACTGGCCGATCGGGTGGGCGTGGAGCTGCCCATCATCGATGCCACGTATCGCATCCTGTTCGAAGGACGGGCGCCGCGGGCCGCCATCTCCGAGCTGATGGCCAGGGAACTGCGCGCGGAGCGGGACTGA
- the plsY gene encoding glycerol-3-phosphate 1-O-acyltransferase PlsY — MMIALALVLAYVAGSFPTAYLVGRINGVDLRTVGSGNLGATNVQRTLGWRWGLLVYVVDFLKGWLPTLLLPGAFGLAQGWPWGVAIGVAAIAGHVKPVFLMGKGGGKGVATASGVFMALAPAATLGAIATFIAVVAISRYVSLGSLVAALSLALILLWQAGAVLTPLVVVGFCIAAFVFWTHRENVKRLMRGEERRLGGPSPSKGAV, encoded by the coding sequence GTGATGATCGCGCTTGCCCTCGTCCTGGCGTACGTGGCCGGCTCCTTTCCCACGGCCTACCTGGTTGGCCGGATCAACGGAGTCGACCTGCGCACAGTCGGTTCGGGGAATCTCGGTGCGACCAACGTGCAGCGCACGCTGGGCTGGCGATGGGGACTGCTGGTGTATGTGGTGGATTTTCTGAAAGGGTGGTTGCCCACGCTGCTGCTGCCGGGCGCGTTTGGCCTGGCCCAGGGTTGGCCGTGGGGTGTGGCCATCGGCGTCGCCGCCATTGCGGGCCATGTGAAGCCGGTCTTCCTGATGGGGAAGGGCGGTGGCAAAGGAGTCGCCACCGCGAGTGGTGTGTTCATGGCGCTTGCACCCGCGGCCACACTCGGCGCCATCGCGACCTTCATCGCGGTGGTGGCGATTTCGAGGTATGTGTCGCTCGGATCATTGGTTGCGGCGCTCAGCCTCGCGTTGATTCTGCTGTGGCAGGCGGGCGCGGTGCTCACGCCGTTGGTGGTGGTGGGTTTCTGCATTGCCGCCTTCGTGTTCTGGACTCATCGGGAAAACGTGAAGCGACTGATGCGCGGCGAAGAGCGGCGCCTCGGTGGGCCTTCTCCGTCCAAGGGAGCCGTCTGA
- the uvrC gene encoding excinuclease ABC subunit UvrC gives MPPDETGGHALPIADDEWTRRALEHGMPVPVAQKLPHLPESPGVYLWKDVDGQVLYVGKAKRLRSRVRSYWAQDHVSSPKTRAMVRKVRDLETIVVPSEAHALILEATLIKEYRPRFNIALRDDKSYPYIKVTVGEPFPRVLVTRRLLDDGARYFGPYTDVGSMRRALNVVKRIFTVRSCHYALPREAPERPCLDYFIKRCKAPCVGYQSQDDYRAMIDEVVWFLEGRTSDVIRHVRSRMMEASERLDFERAAELRDALMHLEKMEEPTVVLEVEGGDRDVVGYARDGEDACVVVMRIRGGKLLARDHRLLEHAEDEDDGAVLGACLAQWYRTAEARAAELLVPFDFEDRESLEASLEGTHVRVPQRGPRRALVDLADQNARHLLEEFKLAALEADERAADPVYELQRELGLARLPRSLVCFDISHAQGTDVVASAVWFENARPRRAEYRKFKIKIHEGNDDFRSMHEVVTRYFRRRMDEDKPLPDLAVIDGGKGQLGAARAALDELGVVQIGLISLAKRDEEIFLPGRSDPVRLPRRSPALRMLQQARDEAHRFAITFQRQKRAARTITSELLKIPGVGPTKRRALLHALGSVQGVRDASVERIAEIPGFSAASARRLLEALGVSVQEPVRESVLEPVPESVPESVADAGPADTSSDETPPPEVPPTEASSTEVPPSTSTS, from the coding sequence GTGCCTCCTGACGAAACGGGCGGGCACGCACTGCCCATCGCCGACGACGAGTGGACACGGCGTGCCCTCGAGCACGGCATGCCCGTGCCGGTGGCGCAGAAGCTGCCGCATCTGCCGGAATCGCCCGGTGTGTATCTCTGGAAGGATGTCGACGGGCAGGTGCTGTATGTGGGCAAGGCCAAGCGCCTGCGTTCACGCGTACGCAGCTACTGGGCGCAGGATCATGTGAGCAGCCCGAAGACGCGGGCCATGGTGCGCAAGGTCCGCGATCTCGAAACCATCGTGGTGCCGAGCGAGGCGCATGCGCTCATTCTCGAAGCCACGCTGATCAAGGAGTACCGCCCGCGCTTCAACATCGCGTTGCGCGACGACAAGTCGTATCCGTACATCAAGGTCACCGTGGGCGAACCGTTTCCCCGTGTTCTGGTGACGCGCCGGTTGCTCGACGACGGGGCCCGCTATTTCGGTCCCTACACCGACGTGGGATCGATGCGACGCGCGCTCAATGTGGTGAAGCGCATCTTCACGGTCCGGTCGTGCCACTATGCACTGCCACGCGAAGCGCCCGAGCGTCCGTGCCTCGACTATTTCATCAAGCGATGCAAGGCGCCGTGCGTGGGCTACCAGTCGCAGGACGACTACCGCGCGATGATCGACGAGGTGGTGTGGTTCCTCGAAGGACGGACCAGCGACGTGATCCGCCACGTGCGCAGTCGCATGATGGAGGCGTCCGAACGGCTGGATTTCGAGCGGGCCGCGGAACTGCGGGATGCGCTCATGCATCTCGAGAAGATGGAAGAACCCACGGTGGTGCTCGAGGTGGAAGGCGGCGACCGCGACGTCGTGGGATATGCGCGCGATGGAGAGGACGCCTGCGTGGTGGTGATGCGCATCCGTGGGGGCAAACTGCTGGCGCGTGACCATCGCCTGCTGGAGCATGCCGAGGATGAAGATGACGGCGCGGTGTTGGGCGCGTGTCTCGCGCAGTGGTATCGCACGGCCGAAGCGCGCGCGGCGGAACTGCTGGTGCCGTTCGACTTCGAGGATCGTGAATCGCTGGAAGCCTCGCTGGAAGGCACGCATGTCCGTGTGCCGCAGCGCGGGCCCCGGCGTGCGCTGGTGGATCTCGCCGATCAGAATGCGCGCCATCTGCTGGAGGAGTTCAAGCTGGCCGCCCTGGAAGCGGATGAACGGGCGGCCGATCCCGTGTACGAACTGCAGCGGGAGCTCGGACTCGCCCGTCTGCCGCGCTCGCTGGTGTGTTTCGACATCTCGCACGCGCAGGGCACGGATGTCGTGGCGAGTGCGGTGTGGTTCGAAAACGCGCGTCCCCGCCGTGCCGAATACCGGAAGTTCAAGATCAAGATCCATGAAGGCAACGACGATTTCCGTTCCATGCACGAAGTCGTCACGCGTTACTTCCGTCGGCGCATGGACGAAGACAAACCGTTGCCGGATCTGGCTGTCATCGACGGTGGCAAGGGGCAACTCGGGGCGGCCCGCGCCGCACTCGACGAACTCGGTGTCGTGCAGATCGGTCTGATCAGTCTCGCGAAGCGTGATGAGGAAATCTTCCTGCCCGGCCGGTCGGACCCGGTGCGACTGCCGCGTCGATCGCCGGCGTTGCGCATGTTGCAGCAGGCGCGTGACGAGGCGCATCGGTTTGCCATCACGTTCCAGCGACAGAAGCGGGCGGCGCGCACCATCACGTCGGAGTTGCTCAAGATTCCCGGCGTCGGCCCCACGAAACGCCGGGCGCTGCTGCATGCTTTGGGCAGCGTGCAGGGTGTGCGGGACGCCAGCGTCGAACGTATTGCCGAGATTCCCGGATTCAGTGCGGCCTCGGCGCGGCGGTTGCTCGAGGCGCTGGGCGTGTCTGTACAGGAACCGGTGCGGGAATCGGTGCTGGAACCCGTGCCGGAGTCCGTGCCGGAGTCCGTGGCAGACGCTGGTCCTGCCGATACGTCGTCCGACGAAACACCTCCACCAGAGGTACCTCCCACCGAGGCATCCTCTACGGAAGTCCCTCCCTCCACTTCCACGTCCTGA
- the der gene encoding ribosome biogenesis GTPase Der: protein MSLPVVAVVGRPNVGKSQLFNRVIGEAAAIVSDEAGTTRDRHFGEAEWAGRHFWLVDTGGLVEDSDLLMDTAIRRQVMQAIEEADLMLFVVDAKVGVHPSDARIVDLLRNARKPWMLVANKVDDPASTDFYEFYRLGVTDVYPVSAANGKGSGDLLDAVVEHIPEIDEERPEAIRVAVIGRPNVGKSSFVNRLLGEDRLVVSDESGTTRDAIDAPMRYHDTDLIFVDTAGLRRQSRIDDGVEFYSALRTRRAIDSSDVCILMIDATEGLQNQDLKIATMAWEAGRGLILVINKWDLYPDKTDKSADKFRKEAVEKAPYLNFVPFLFTSAVTGQRVTKALDLVLEVQAQRTRRISTSEVNDALGDLIARRQPPQAAGREVKLNYATQVEIEPPTIAVFGNNPEAIPEHYVRFLHNGFRERWGFTGAPLRILLRRKNS from the coding sequence ATGAGTCTTCCCGTTGTTGCCGTGGTCGGGCGCCCCAATGTGGGCAAATCGCAGTTGTTCAATCGTGTGATCGGCGAGGCCGCCGCCATCGTCAGTGACGAGGCGGGCACCACGCGTGATCGGCACTTTGGTGAAGCCGAGTGGGCGGGGCGGCACTTCTGGCTGGTGGATACCGGCGGATTGGTGGAAGACTCCGATCTGCTCATGGACACCGCCATCCGTCGACAGGTGATGCAGGCCATCGAAGAAGCGGACCTCATGCTGTTCGTGGTGGACGCCAAGGTGGGCGTGCATCCCAGCGACGCGCGCATCGTCGATCTGCTGCGCAATGCGCGCAAACCGTGGATGCTCGTAGCCAACAAGGTGGACGATCCGGCGAGCACCGACTTCTACGAGTTCTACCGACTGGGCGTGACCGACGTGTATCCGGTCTCGGCCGCGAACGGCAAGGGATCGGGCGATCTGCTCGATGCGGTGGTGGAGCACATCCCGGAAATCGACGAGGAGCGTCCGGAGGCCATCCGGGTGGCCGTCATCGGTCGCCCCAATGTGGGCAAGTCGTCGTTCGTGAATCGGCTGCTCGGTGAAGACCGGCTGGTGGTGAGCGACGAATCGGGCACCACGCGCGACGCGATCGATGCGCCCATGCGCTACCACGATACGGACCTCATCTTCGTGGACACGGCCGGCCTGCGTCGCCAGTCCAGAATCGATGACGGCGTGGAGTTCTATTCGGCGCTGCGAACACGACGCGCGATCGATTCGTCGGATGTGTGCATCCTGATGATCGATGCGACCGAAGGGCTGCAGAATCAGGATCTCAAGATCGCGACCATGGCCTGGGAGGCCGGGCGCGGTCTGATCCTCGTGATCAACAAGTGGGATCTCTATCCCGACAAGACCGACAAGAGCGCGGACAAGTTCAGAAAGGAGGCTGTGGAAAAGGCGCCCTATCTCAACTTCGTGCCGTTTCTGTTCACGTCCGCCGTGACCGGCCAGCGCGTGACGAAGGCGCTCGATCTGGTACTGGAGGTGCAGGCACAGCGCACCCGTCGCATCAGCACTTCCGAAGTGAACGACGCGCTGGGCGATCTCATTGCCCGTCGTCAGCCACCGCAGGCTGCAGGGCGTGAAGTGAAGCTCAACTATGCCACGCAGGTGGAGATCGAGCCGCCCACCATCGCCGTCTTTGGCAACAATCCCGAAGCCATTCCCGAGCACTACGTGCGCTTCCTGCACAATGGATTCCGGGAACGCTGGGGGTTCACGGGTGCGCCGCTGCGCATCCTGCTCCGGAGGAAAAACTCGTGA
- the murJ gene encoding murein biosynthesis integral membrane protein MurJ yields MNDRTGGRAAFVVGAGILISRLVGVLRNTAFAYFFGAGAASDAYNAAFKIPNAVRNLLGEGTLSASFVPVYSRLLEREDPRAARALANAMLGMLLAAVSVLTLLGILLAPWLTTVLAPGFDGATRDLTTRLTRILFPMTGVMVLSGWCLGIQNSHRRFFWSYASAALWSVAQIALLLVGGPRADSATTLAVWLAWATLAGALLQVGAQMPEVLRLTGPLRPTLDRGAEGLLQTLRNVVPVVTALGVVQISSFIDLQIASFLPEGATTNMNYANTLALLPVSLFGVSVAAAALPELARDSGADATDVLRERLRSGWQRILFYIVPSAVVFIALGDYCVGILYRAGRFGAAEQQVVHWILAAFAVGLVSFGSVKLMASAYYALQDYRTPLRASMISIVVSAVASIAIAVPLRHSPLATAGIALGSALGSYVNLTVLLGGLRQRLGPLYTPAMWMGTRRIVVASLLATAVSFVARWAHMYWLPTLHPRLAGIPVLAVFGVVYLTTAWWMGSAEAARWLRRGVRHRAS; encoded by the coding sequence ATGAACGACCGGACGGGCGGACGCGCAGCGTTCGTCGTCGGGGCAGGGATCCTGATCAGTCGTCTGGTTGGTGTCCTGCGGAATACGGCGTTCGCGTATTTTTTCGGCGCCGGTGCGGCCTCTGATGCGTACAACGCGGCGTTCAAGATTCCCAACGCGGTCCGCAATCTGCTGGGCGAAGGCACGCTCTCGGCGTCGTTCGTGCCGGTGTACAGCCGACTGCTCGAACGCGAAGACCCGCGCGCCGCGCGCGCACTCGCGAATGCCATGCTGGGCATGCTGCTCGCCGCGGTGTCGGTGCTCACGCTGCTGGGCATTCTGCTGGCGCCATGGCTGACCACCGTGCTGGCCCCGGGATTCGACGGAGCCACGCGTGACCTCACCACGCGGCTCACACGCATCCTGTTTCCGATGACCGGGGTGATGGTGCTGAGTGGCTGGTGTCTTGGCATCCAGAACTCGCATCGCCGGTTCTTCTGGTCGTATGCGAGCGCCGCACTCTGGTCGGTGGCGCAGATTGCCCTGCTGCTCGTGGGAGGCCCGCGTGCCGACAGTGCGACCACGCTGGCGGTCTGGCTGGCCTGGGCCACACTGGCCGGTGCCCTGCTGCAGGTGGGCGCGCAGATGCCCGAGGTGCTCAGGCTCACCGGTCCATTGCGCCCCACGCTCGATCGTGGCGCCGAGGGACTGCTGCAAACGCTGCGCAACGTCGTGCCCGTGGTGACGGCGCTGGGTGTGGTGCAGATCTCGTCGTTCATCGATCTGCAGATCGCATCGTTCCTGCCCGAAGGCGCAACGACGAACATGAACTACGCGAACACGCTGGCGTTGTTGCCCGTGTCGTTGTTCGGGGTGTCGGTGGCCGCGGCGGCGCTCCCGGAACTCGCGCGCGATTCGGGCGCGGACGCGACCGATGTATTGCGGGAACGGCTGCGCAGCGGATGGCAACGCATCCTGTTCTACATCGTGCCGAGCGCGGTGGTGTTCATCGCGTTGGGCGACTACTGCGTGGGCATCCTGTATCGGGCCGGTCGTTTCGGCGCCGCCGAGCAGCAGGTGGTGCACTGGATTCTCGCCGCCTTTGCCGTGGGACTCGTGAGTTTCGGCTCGGTGAAACTCATGGCGTCGGCGTACTATGCGTTGCAGGACTATCGCACGCCGCTGCGGGCATCGATGATCAGCATCGTGGTGTCGGCGGTGGCGTCCATTGCCATTGCCGTACCGCTGCGTCACTCACCGCTCGCCACGGCCGGCATCGCACTGGGGTCGGCGCTCGGATCGTATGTCAATCTCACGGTGCTGCTGGGCGGTCTGCGCCAGCGACTCGGTCCGTTGTATACGCCGGCCATGTGGATGGGCACCCGACGCATCGTCGTGGCATCGTTGCTGGCCACCGCGGTGAGTTTCGTGGCACGATGGGCCCACATGTACTGGCTGCCCACGTTGCACCCGCGCCTGGCCGGCATTCCCGTGCTCGCGGTGTTCGGCGTGGTGTATCTGACCACGGCGTGGTGGATGGGCTCGGCCGAGGCCGCCCGGTGGCTGCGTCGGGGGGTGCGTCATCGTGCCTCCTGA
- a CDS encoding DUF512 domain-containing protein yields MVRVTRVDPGSIADELGIVPDTELLSVNGRPLDDFLDWEFLTADDAFVVAARLPDGETVEYDIERVDGESMGVELAPPTVRRCANRCEFCFIEGLPKGLRKGLYIRDDDYRLSFAYGNFATLSNVKERDIARILEYRLSPLYVSVHATPWEARKVLLNNPRVPNILEQLTRLADGGIQFHGQMVLVPGLNDGDVLEQSLTDLWNLGDAVLSVAIVPVGVTQFSHLYTGKPMDAENASKLLDAVHRWEERALEERGDRWVYGSDELYLLAGVPLPDVEHYGEFAQIENGVGAVTTLRARVHDGLSQLPRLDGRRIGVVTGVSMGALMPPLLEQLTQVTGATFDLIVAENSLFGPTTTTAGLLVGADIRRVLDGRVDLDLALIPAECINDNGLFLDEESFIAVRESLPMPVYPSYDFIDALVPEGVSDGDAAVRSAA; encoded by the coding sequence ATGGTTCGCGTCACGCGAGTAGACCCCGGAAGCATTGCCGACGAACTCGGCATCGTTCCGGACACCGAACTGCTGTCCGTCAACGGACGGCCGTTGGATGACTTCCTCGACTGGGAGTTTCTGACGGCCGATGACGCGTTCGTGGTCGCGGCACGCCTCCCCGATGGCGAGACCGTCGAATACGACATCGAACGGGTCGATGGGGAGTCCATGGGGGTGGAGCTGGCGCCGCCCACGGTCCGGCGCTGCGCCAACCGCTGCGAGTTCTGCTTCATCGAAGGACTGCCCAAAGGCCTGCGCAAAGGTCTCTACATTCGCGACGACGACTACCGTCTGTCGTTCGCCTACGGCAACTTCGCGACGCTGTCCAACGTGAAAGAGCGCGACATCGCGCGCATTCTCGAATATCGCCTGTCGCCGCTGTATGTGTCGGTGCACGCCACGCCATGGGAAGCCCGCAAGGTGCTGCTCAACAACCCGCGTGTGCCCAACATCCTCGAACAGCTCACGCGACTGGCGGACGGCGGCATCCAGTTCCACGGCCAGATGGTGCTCGTACCCGGCCTCAACGACGGCGACGTGCTGGAGCAGTCGCTCACCGATCTCTGGAATCTGGGGGATGCGGTGCTGTCGGTGGCCATCGTGCCCGTGGGGGTCACGCAGTTCTCGCATCTCTACACCGGCAAACCGATGGACGCCGAGAATGCGTCGAAGCTGCTGGACGCCGTGCACCGGTGGGAGGAACGCGCACTCGAAGAGCGTGGCGACCGCTGGGTGTACGGATCGGACGAGCTGTATCTGCTGGCCGGTGTGCCACTCCCCGATGTCGAGCACTACGGCGAGTTCGCGCAGATCGAGAACGGCGTGGGGGCGGTGACGACCCTGCGGGCCCGCGTGCACGATGGCCTGTCGCAGCTGCCGCGCCTCGATGGACGCCGAATCGGCGTGGTGACGGGCGTGTCCATGGGCGCTCTGATGCCGCCGTTGCTCGAGCAACTCACCCAGGTCACCGGCGCCACGTTCGATCTCATCGTGGCGGAGAACTCGCTGTTCGGACCCACCACCACCACGGCCGGTCTGCTCGTGGGCGCCGATATCCGGCGTGTGCTCGATGGGCGTGTGGATCTCGATCTCGCCCTGATTCCTGCCGAATGCATCAACGACAACGGTCTCTTCCTCGATGAAGAGTCGTTCATCGCCGTGCGCGAGTCGCTGCCGATGCCGGTCTATCCTTCCTACGATTTCATCGACGCACTCGTCCCCGAAGGGGTATCCGACGGGGATGCGGCGGTGCGATCCGCCGCCTGA